Proteins encoded by one window of Nisaea sediminum:
- a CDS encoding winged helix-turn-helix transcriptional regulator, with the protein MTRTHEKVRYSPEGKHHGYTRSTAAEGVEQALKMLEGRWKLVILFHLFGGRVMRFSELERAIPEVSQKMLIQQLRQMEADGIVRRIVYPQVPPKVEYALTDWGQELCPALDALLTWAAARPEKNAEAS; encoded by the coding sequence ATGACAAGAACACACGAAAAAGTAAGGTACTCACCCGAAGGTAAGCATCATGGCTACACCCGCTCCACGGCGGCGGAGGGTGTCGAGCAGGCGCTGAAGATGCTCGAAGGCAGGTGGAAGCTCGTCATCCTTTTCCATCTATTCGGCGGACGGGTGATGCGGTTCTCCGAGCTCGAAAGGGCGATTCCAGAGGTTTCGCAAAAGATGCTGATCCAGCAGCTCAGGCAGATGGAGGCGGACGGGATCGTGCGCCGCATCGTCTATCCCCAGGTACCGCCGAAAGTCGAATACGCCCTGACCGACTGGGGCCAGGAACTGTGTCCCGCCCTCGACGCTCTGCTGACCTGGGCTGCCGCCCGGCCGGAAAAGAATGCCGAGGCCTCCTGA
- a CDS encoding NADH:flavin oxidoreductase/NADH oxidase, which yields MTAKTPLLFQPIQLRGITLPNRIVIPPMCMYSAEEGFPTDFHMAHLGKFAIGGAGMVILEVTAVTRDGRITHGDLGIWDDEHAAKLAPLAAFLKSEGTVPAIQLGHSGRKGSMQRPWKGNGPLTPEDIAGGDTPWQPEAPSAVPLADGWLTPRELDLSDMKRLRQAFADATKRSVDAGFESVEIHCAHGYLLQTFLSPLGNFRTDAYGRDLQGRMRLPLEIAEDVRAALPDNLPLFVRISAVDAIDGGWEMEDSLVFAKELKDRGVDVIDCSSGGQTPKGATNFKLNRSPGYQVPYAAEIRRDVGIMTQAVGLITDPHHAEEILEAGDADLIAIGREALYNPFWPRHAADTFKLDEDFEHWPPQYGWWLQKRAQGQRAQTRTT from the coding sequence ATGACCGCCAAGACGCCGCTGCTCTTTCAGCCGATCCAGCTCCGGGGCATCACCCTGCCGAACCGCATCGTGATCCCGCCGATGTGCATGTATTCCGCCGAGGAAGGTTTCCCGACCGATTTCCATATGGCGCATCTCGGCAAGTTCGCCATCGGCGGTGCCGGGATGGTGATCCTGGAAGTGACGGCGGTGACCCGCGACGGACGGATCACCCACGGCGATCTCGGCATCTGGGACGACGAGCATGCGGCGAAGCTCGCACCGCTTGCCGCCTTCCTTAAATCCGAAGGCACGGTGCCGGCGATCCAGCTCGGCCATTCCGGCCGCAAAGGCAGCATGCAGCGTCCCTGGAAAGGCAACGGCCCCCTCACCCCGGAGGATATTGCGGGCGGCGATACCCCCTGGCAGCCGGAAGCCCCGAGCGCGGTGCCGCTTGCCGACGGCTGGCTTACGCCCCGGGAACTCGACCTCAGCGACATGAAGCGGCTCCGCCAGGCCTTCGCCGACGCGACCAAACGCTCGGTCGATGCCGGCTTCGAATCCGTCGAGATCCATTGCGCGCATGGTTATCTCCTGCAGACATTCCTCTCTCCGCTCGGCAACTTCCGCACCGACGCCTATGGCAGAGATCTGCAGGGACGCATGCGGCTGCCGCTGGAGATCGCCGAGGATGTCCGCGCCGCGCTGCCGGACAATCTGCCGCTCTTCGTCCGAATCTCCGCCGTGGACGCCATCGACGGCGGCTGGGAGATGGAGGACAGCCTCGTCTTCGCCAAGGAACTGAAAGACCGCGGCGTCGACGTAATCGACTGTTCCTCCGGCGGGCAGACGCCGAAGGGCGCGACCAACTTCAAGCTGAATCGTTCGCCCGGCTACCAGGTGCCCTATGCCGCAGAGATCCGCCGCGATGTCGGGATCATGACCCAGGCGGTCGGACTGATCACCGACCCGCACCATGCAGAGGAGATCCTTGAGGCGGGCGACGCCGACCTGATCGCGATCGGCCGCGAGGCGCTCTACAACCCGTTCTGGCCGCGCCATGCGGCGGACACTTTCAAGCTCGACGAGGATTTCGAGCACTGGCCGCCGCAATATGGCTGGTGGCTGCAGAAAAGGGCGCAGGGCCAGAGGGCGCAAACGCGCACAACCTAA
- a CDS encoding matrixin family metalloprotease, translating into MSTGDGELDALLAGLDYKWGTIADRGAPVDVTYSFSESLPSYYSASDVLVFAPMNETMREAARETLAAWQDVSGISFTEVEDAVGGQIRFGTDNDPNFAGYAFYPVASDSATVTDDGYGGDVFISSAYDYTLFPYAGNYGYLTFLHEIGHAIGLKHPFEVPTLTVSLDDSDHTVMSYNSDTDPNGNYVSTLGWIDIRAAQYLYGTPGSGTHGVTAWGTEAPESYSAADGITRYLANGGDDLVRMGAGDDIALGLAGADTLSGAGGGDLLFGGEGADSVDGGVGDDTLSGGAGADMLIGGSGADLACFDAVASGGTGRIDRDGGIVEFDGNDTLDGVELLRFGDGEIRLTFDAFTDRANFDEDRYLALNPDVAEAVAAGAMPSGYLHYTVFGLAEGRMSGASYVFDEAFYLESNPDVQLLVDEGILASGRVHFETLGREQGRAPNAFFDAAYYLGRNPDVSAAVAPGDLGGAYTHFVSFGGSEGRAPSAAFDSARYLDMNPDVAAEGINPLDHYLAFGVYEGRSVYALADYIV; encoded by the coding sequence ATGAGCACGGGAGATGGAGAGCTAGACGCCCTGCTGGCCGGCCTCGACTACAAATGGGGCACGATCGCCGACCGCGGTGCGCCCGTCGACGTGACCTATTCCTTCTCGGAGAGCCTGCCGTCCTATTACAGCGCATCTGACGTCCTGGTTTTCGCCCCGATGAACGAGACCATGCGCGAGGCGGCGCGCGAGACGCTCGCCGCATGGCAGGACGTTTCAGGGATCAGCTTCACCGAAGTGGAGGACGCGGTTGGCGGGCAGATCCGCTTCGGGACCGATAACGACCCGAATTTCGCAGGATATGCTTTTTATCCCGTTGCTTCGGACTCTGCGACGGTTACCGATGACGGCTATGGTGGTGACGTCTTTATCTCCAGTGCCTACGACTACACGCTTTTTCCCTATGCGGGGAATTACGGTTACCTGACCTTCCTGCACGAGATCGGTCATGCCATCGGACTGAAACATCCGTTCGAGGTGCCGACCCTCACCGTATCGCTCGATGACAGTGATCACACTGTCATGTCCTACAACAGCGATACAGATCCGAACGGCAATTATGTCTCAACCCTCGGCTGGATCGATATCCGTGCCGCGCAATATCTATACGGGACGCCCGGCAGCGGAACGCACGGTGTTACCGCTTGGGGCACGGAGGCTCCGGAGAGTTACAGCGCGGCGGACGGGATCACCCGCTATCTCGCCAATGGCGGCGACGACCTCGTTCGGATGGGGGCGGGTGACGACATTGCGCTGGGGCTTGCAGGTGCCGATACGCTCTCCGGTGCCGGCGGCGGCGACCTGCTCTTCGGGGGCGAGGGAGCCGACTCTGTTGACGGAGGGGTGGGGGATGACACGCTGTCGGGAGGCGCCGGGGCGGACATGCTGATCGGCGGCAGTGGTGCCGACCTCGCTTGTTTCGACGCCGTCGCGTCCGGGGGAACCGGCAGGATAGACCGCGATGGCGGAATCGTTGAATTCGACGGAAACGACACGCTGGATGGCGTCGAGCTGCTGCGCTTCGGGGACGGTGAGATTCGCCTGACCTTCGATGCGTTTACGGACCGCGCCAATTTCGACGAGGATCGCTATCTCGCCCTAAACCCGGATGTTGCCGAAGCGGTCGCGGCGGGAGCCATGCCGTCGGGGTACCTGCACTACACTGTCTTCGGATTGGCCGAAGGGCGCATGAGCGGAGCAAGCTACGTCTTCGACGAGGCGTTTTATCTCGAGAGCAATCCCGATGTGCAACTCCTGGTCGATGAGGGGATTCTGGCCTCCGGCCGTGTGCATTTCGAAACGCTGGGCCGGGAGCAGGGACGCGCCCCGAATGCATTTTTCGATGCGGCGTATTATCTAGGGCGGAATCCTGACGTGAGTGCCGCGGTGGCGCCGGGAGATCTTGGCGGCGCTTATACCCATTTCGTTTCCTTCGGGGGCAGCGAGGGGCGGGCACCGTCAGCTGCTTTCGATTCGGCGCGCTATCTCGATATGAACCCCGATGTTGCGGCGGAGGGTATCAATCCGCTCGACCATTATCTCGCGTTTGGCGTCTATGAGGGACGCAGCGTCTATGCGCTCGCGGACTACATCGTCTGA
- a CDS encoding peptidoglycan-binding domain-containing protein: MEEYETRFEATESSPREDVAAVQFALRKAARHGTRPYYAGEIDGRFGPRTRSAIASYQRDRRIAGERTGEVRRGGPTGRSLAMLAGGEIYTGLEARVALVESAGATAGAVFEVRPPNIPADATPIADDELTIVGYRSERHGLIEILDLDGEVVHRDELGLESPLFDPSLLIPAGGLAMLSLRKLLALATGRAAAGTTVRLGLGQEIERALFRALHSLRQTPLRFTNTTAAQMRDPGRHVPVHVLRMAIRHGRRAPDPRGVRGAIEYRIPMSRLGQRYELKIVLRERDNTILHFHYER, encoded by the coding sequence ATGGAAGAATACGAAACGAGATTCGAGGCGACGGAGAGCAGCCCCCGCGAGGATGTCGCGGCGGTGCAGTTCGCGCTGAGGAAGGCGGCACGCCACGGCACGCGTCCCTATTATGCAGGGGAGATCGACGGCCGCTTCGGCCCGAGGACGAGAAGCGCGATCGCCAGCTACCAGCGCGACCGCCGGATTGCCGGGGAGCGGACCGGGGAGGTCCGGCGTGGCGGGCCGACCGGTCGGTCCCTCGCCATGCTGGCCGGCGGGGAAATCTATACCGGCCTTGAAGCCCGGGTCGCGCTTGTCGAATCTGCCGGAGCCACTGCCGGAGCGGTTTTCGAGGTCCGTCCGCCGAATATTCCGGCGGACGCGACCCCGATTGCCGACGATGAACTGACAATCGTCGGTTACCGATCGGAACGCCACGGTCTGATCGAGATTCTCGATCTCGACGGCGAGGTGGTGCATCGCGACGAACTCGGGTTGGAATCGCCGCTGTTCGACCCGTCGCTGCTGATACCGGCAGGCGGCCTTGCGATGCTATCCCTGCGCAAACTGCTCGCCCTTGCGACGGGCCGTGCCGCCGCCGGGACGACGGTGCGTCTTGGCCTCGGTCAGGAGATCGAACGGGCTCTGTTCCGCGCATTGCATAGTCTGAGGCAGACGCCGCTGCGCTTCACGAACACGACAGCCGCTCAGATGCGTGATCCAGGCCGGCACGTTCCGGTGCATGTTCTGCGGATGGCCATCCGCCATGGCCGCCGCGCCCCGGACCCGCGTGGCGTTCGCGGTGCGATCGAATATCGCATTCCGATGTCCCGGCTGGGGCAGCGTTACGAATTGAAAATCGTGCTGCGGGAGAGGGACAATACTATCCTTCACTTTCACTATGAGAGGTGA
- a CDS encoding M20 aminoacylase family protein: MPIVNRIADFHAELTGWRRHIHQNPELGFEEFETSDFVAARLTEMGLEIHRGLGGTGVVATIKGNGGDGPAIGLRADMDALPIQEKGTLEHRSQSDGKMHACGHDGHTTMLLGAAKYLSETRNFAGTVHLIFQPAEEGKGGGKKMIEDGLFKLFPVDEVYGMHNRPEMPVGCFGVSAGPVMAARDNWEIAIKGRGAHAAMPHQGVDPVVVGANIVMALQTITSRNTDPAEALVISATQFHAGDAFNVIPDEIMLRGTCRVLNPAIQATLPERIKRVADGIAATYGATAELNYMTGYPATVNTAKEADFAAGICAEVAGGTGKVDRDLPPSMGAEDFSYMLQEKPGAYIWCGNGDTAGLHHPEYDFNDEALTLGASYWSRLVETRLAKSA; this comes from the coding sequence ATGCCTATCGTCAATCGCATCGCCGACTTCCATGCAGAGCTGACGGGCTGGCGGCGCCATATCCACCAAAACCCGGAACTCGGTTTCGAGGAATTCGAGACCTCGGATTTCGTCGCCGCCCGGCTGACCGAAATGGGCCTCGAGATCCATCGCGGGCTCGGCGGTACGGGTGTCGTCGCGACGATCAAGGGTAATGGCGGCGATGGTCCGGCGATCGGCCTGCGCGCCGACATGGACGCGCTGCCGATCCAGGAGAAGGGTACGCTGGAGCACCGCTCGCAGAGTGACGGAAAGATGCATGCCTGCGGCCACGACGGGCACACAACGATGCTGCTCGGTGCCGCGAAATATCTCTCCGAGACCCGCAATTTCGCCGGGACCGTGCACCTGATTTTCCAGCCGGCCGAGGAAGGCAAGGGCGGCGGCAAGAAGATGATCGAGGACGGTCTCTTCAAGCTGTTCCCGGTCGACGAGGTCTACGGCATGCACAACCGGCCGGAAATGCCGGTCGGCTGCTTCGGCGTCTCCGCAGGGCCGGTCATGGCCGCCCGCGATAACTGGGAAATCGCCATCAAGGGGCGCGGCGCGCATGCGGCGATGCCACACCAGGGCGTTGATCCGGTGGTCGTCGGCGCCAACATCGTCATGGCGCTGCAGACCATAACCAGCCGCAACACCGATCCGGCCGAGGCGCTGGTGATCAGCGCCACCCAGTTTCATGCGGGCGATGCCTTCAACGTCATTCCGGACGAGATCATGCTGCGCGGCACCTGCCGGGTGTTGAATCCCGCGATCCAGGCGACGCTGCCGGAACGGATCAAGCGCGTCGCGGACGGTATCGCCGCGACCTACGGCGCGACGGCGGAATTGAATTACATGACAGGGTATCCGGCGACGGTGAACACGGCAAAGGAAGCGGATTTCGCGGCCGGGATCTGCGCCGAGGTCGCGGGCGGCACCGGCAAGGTCGATCGCGATTTGCCGCCGAGCATGGGCGCGGAGGATTTCTCCTACATGCTGCAGGAAAAACCGGGCGCCTATATCTGGTGCGGCAACGGAGATACGGCGGGGCTGCATCATCCGGAATACGACTTCAACGACGAGGCGCTGACGCTCGGCGCCAGCTACTGGTCCCGTCTCGTCGAGACGCGTCTGGCGAAATCCGCGTGA
- a CDS encoding aldehyde dehydrogenase family protein, whose product MTLHRNLIGGEWVEGSNASDNINPSNTNDVVGQFAMADAAGAEQAIDAAVAASHAWARSPIQQRHDILAAAAAEIMARKEELGRLLSREEGKTLAEGIGETIRAAQIFDFFAGECLRLSGEKIASTRPGLEVEITREPVGVVGIITPWNFPIAIPAWKIAPALCYGNTVVFKPAGLVPGCAWALVEILKKAGLPDGVLNLVMGSGGTVGEAILSSTKINAVTFTGSVSTGAHVAAKCSATMKKYQLEMGGKNPMVVLDDADLATAVDVSVNGAFFSTGQRCTASSRLIVTEGIHDKFVAACIEKLQGLNVDDALKAGTHIGPVVDESQLAQDEKYIQIGKDEGAKLAWGGERLNRETPGFYLQPALFTETTNSMRINREEVFGPVASVIRVKDYDEALAVANDTAFGLSSGICTSSLKYASHFKRNSEAGMVMVNLPTAGVDYHVPFGGRKGSSYGSREQGRYAAEFYTTVKTAYTLPI is encoded by the coding sequence ATGACACTGCACCGCAACCTGATCGGCGGCGAATGGGTCGAGGGCAGCAATGCCAGCGACAACATCAACCCGTCCAACACCAACGACGTGGTCGGCCAGTTCGCGATGGCCGATGCCGCCGGCGCCGAGCAGGCGATCGACGCCGCCGTCGCCGCCTCCCACGCCTGGGCCCGCAGCCCGATCCAGCAACGCCACGACATCCTCGCCGCAGCCGCGGCCGAGATCATGGCGCGCAAGGAAGAGCTCGGCCGCTTGCTCTCCCGCGAGGAGGGCAAGACGCTCGCCGAGGGCATCGGCGAGACCATCCGCGCCGCACAGATCTTCGATTTCTTCGCCGGCGAATGCCTGCGCCTCTCCGGCGAGAAGATCGCCTCCACCCGTCCGGGTCTCGAGGTCGAGATCACCCGCGAGCCGGTCGGCGTGGTCGGCATCATCACGCCCTGGAACTTTCCGATCGCGATCCCGGCCTGGAAGATCGCGCCGGCGCTCTGCTACGGCAATACGGTGGTCTTCAAGCCGGCCGGCCTGGTGCCGGGCTGCGCCTGGGCCCTCGTCGAGATCCTGAAGAAGGCCGGCCTGCCTGACGGCGTGCTGAACCTCGTCATGGGCAGCGGCGGCACGGTCGGCGAGGCAATCCTCTCCAGCACCAAGATCAATGCCGTCACCTTCACCGGCTCGGTCTCGACCGGCGCGCATGTCGCGGCGAAATGCTCGGCGACGATGAAGAAGTACCAGCTCGAGATGGGCGGCAAGAACCCGATGGTGGTTCTCGACGACGCCGATCTCGCGACCGCCGTCGACGTCTCCGTCAACGGTGCCTTCTTCTCCACCGGCCAGCGCTGCACCGCCTCCTCGCGGCTGATCGTGACCGAAGGCATCCACGACAAATTCGTCGCCGCCTGCATCGAGAAGCTGCAGGGCCTCAATGTCGACGACGCGCTCAAGGCCGGCACCCATATCGGCCCGGTGGTGGACGAGAGCCAGCTGGCGCAGGACGAGAAATACATCCAGATCGGCAAGGACGAGGGCGCCAAGCTCGCCTGGGGCGGCGAGCGCCTCAACCGCGAGACCCCGGGCTTCTACCTGCAGCCGGCCCTCTTCACCGAGACCACCAACTCCATGCGCATCAACCGCGAGGAAGTGTTCGGCCCGGTGGCGAGCGTGATCCGGGTGAAGGATTACGACGAGGCCCTGGCGGTCGCCAACGACACGGCCTTCGGCCTCTCCTCCGGGATCTGCACCTCGAGCCTCAAATATGCGAGCCACTTCAAGCGCAATTCCGAGGCCGGCATGGTCATGGTCAACCTGCCGACGGCGGGCGTCGACTATCATGTGCCGTTCGGCGGCCGGAAGGGCTCGAGCTACGGCTCGCGCGAGCAGGGCAGATATGCAGCCGAGTTCTACACAACGGTGAAAACCGCCTATACACTTCCGATCTGA
- a CDS encoding fumarylacetoacetate hydrolase family protein, with the protein MSNRIETDLPSDLEKATLLGRVSTPEGPAVCTVRGDEVIDITHRLPTITHALKANCPASIVRGCEGTSLGKLSDILDASFDPAATGPRLLSPIDLQAIKAAGVTFANSLIERVVEEMTKGNPLKAEEARQQLARDIGDDVFAIVPGSEEAMKLRETLLEKDLWSPYLEVGFGVDAEIFTKAQPMSSVGHGARIGLHPRSDWNNPEPEVVLVCAPDGRIVGATLGNDVNLRDFEGRSALLLGRAKDNNASASLGPFIRLLDDNFTMTEIRNADLSLEVTGPDGYVLSGSSTMRVISRDPEDLANQLFDSHQYPDGAVLYTGTLFAPTEDRDKDRPGEGFTHKLGDRVRIASSRLGALENVVGRSDQLPEWEDGALALFRSLSKRGISI; encoded by the coding sequence ATGAGCAATCGCATCGAAACGGATCTTCCGTCCGATCTTGAAAAGGCAACGCTGCTCGGACGCGTATCGACGCCGGAGGGCCCTGCCGTCTGCACGGTGCGCGGCGACGAAGTGATCGACATTACCCATCGCCTCCCGACAATCACACATGCGCTGAAGGCGAACTGTCCGGCAAGCATCGTACGCGGCTGCGAGGGAACGTCGCTCGGAAAGCTGTCCGATATTCTCGATGCCAGTTTCGACCCGGCGGCGACCGGACCCCGCCTTCTGTCCCCGATCGACCTGCAGGCGATCAAGGCCGCGGGCGTCACCTTCGCCAACAGCCTGATCGAGCGCGTCGTCGAAGAGATGACGAAAGGCAATCCGCTCAAGGCCGAGGAAGCGCGCCAGCAGCTCGCCCGCGATATCGGCGACGATGTCTTCGCCATCGTGCCGGGCTCCGAGGAAGCGATGAAGCTGCGCGAGACGCTGTTGGAGAAGGATCTCTGGTCGCCCTATCTCGAGGTCGGATTCGGCGTCGACGCCGAGATTTTCACCAAAGCCCAGCCGATGTCCTCCGTCGGCCACGGCGCCCGGATCGGGCTGCACCCGCGCTCCGACTGGAACAATCCGGAACCCGAGGTCGTTCTGGTCTGCGCCCCTGATGGCCGCATCGTCGGCGCAACCCTCGGCAACGACGTGAACCTGCGCGATTTCGAGGGCCGCAGCGCGCTGCTGCTCGGCCGCGCCAAGGACAACAATGCCTCCGCCAGTCTCGGGCCGTTCATCCGCCTGCTCGACGACAATTTCACCATGACCGAGATCCGCAATGCGGACCTCTCGCTCGAAGTGACCGGGCCCGACGGATATGTCCTCAGCGGTTCCAGCACGATGCGGGTGATCAGCCGCGATCCGGAGGATCTCGCGAACCAGCTGTTCGACAGCCACCAGTATCCGGACGGCGCCGTGCTCTATACCGGTACCCTGTTCGCACCGACCGAGGACCGGGACAAGGACCGTCCGGGCGAGGGCTTCACCCACAAGTTGGGCGACCGGGTCCGGATCGCGAGTTCACGCCTCGGTGCGCTGGAGAACGTGGTCGGCCGATCGGACCAGTTGCCGGAGTGGGAGGACGGTGCGCTCGCCCTCTTCCGCTCGCTCTCCAAGCGTGGGATCTCGATCTGA
- a CDS encoding FMN-binding negative transcriptional regulator, translating into MYVPPHFREQNLDVLHETIRRIALGTLVTLGPDGLIGSHVPMLLDPSKGEYGTLTGHLAKANLQAKGADGSVEALAMFLGPEAYITPNWYATKQETGKVVPTWNYIAVHAYGPITYHDDAEWLRDMVSRLTDRHEATNTAPWAVNDAPEPFVQSQLKGIIGFEIPITRIEGKWKLSQNRPAADKEGVLAGIEARDGDDAPISVVTREKLGT; encoded by the coding sequence ATGTACGTGCCGCCGCATTTCCGCGAACAGAATCTCGACGTGCTGCATGAGACGATCCGACGAATAGCTCTCGGTACCCTCGTCACGCTCGGCCCGGACGGACTGATCGGCAGCCATGTGCCGATGCTGCTCGACCCGTCGAAGGGCGAGTACGGCACCCTCACCGGCCATCTGGCGAAAGCGAACCTTCAGGCCAAGGGCGCGGACGGGAGCGTCGAGGCGCTGGCCATGTTCCTCGGCCCGGAGGCCTATATCACGCCGAACTGGTATGCGACCAAGCAGGAGACCGGCAAGGTGGTACCGACCTGGAACTACATCGCCGTCCATGCCTACGGGCCGATCACCTACCACGACGACGCGGAATGGCTGCGCGACATGGTCTCGCGCCTGACGGACCGTCACGAGGCGACCAACACGGCACCCTGGGCGGTCAATGACGCGCCGGAGCCCTTCGTCCAGTCGCAGCTGAAGGGCATCATCGGCTTCGAGATCCCGATCACCAGGATTGAGGGCAAGTGGAAACTGAGCCAGAACCGGCCAGCCGCCGACAAGGAAGGCGTGCTCGCCGGCATCGAGGCGCGCGACGGCGACGACGCGCCGATCTCTGTCGTCACACGCGAAAAACTCGGCACCTGA
- a CDS encoding ABC transporter substrate-binding protein yields MEFMMRKLPKSVSFLLLLILFTLPLQAVAQQRIAVLAPVTGNVAPDALTLLAATRDQAIHLTGQNGKSISLVIQDSGPRSKNAVQAAKQVIERDGITEIIAILPSDSQATAVASVARRFPEVRIVSLLRPMAGASVVNIVPDYDGALDDTFWDQIGPQDQLVTIDAFDNTPGSKLLAEQIWGRISEIDAQQGKKKKKGCKSKCSKSSACSQIFDSASVSSSKPKCPKCNKISACDSTLSTTLRQSAEGLSSEEFVLTFEDPSYNSRFARFFGRDFTPTRRLLAMPEFVRRNHSGKIETPVDGTYKRISLTTHFDADAFAEQGLKILIDGNGAIGGIQTIRSNNDGQTINYIIATGALKHLGN; encoded by the coding sequence ATGGAGTTCATGATGCGCAAATTACCGAAATCGGTGTCATTCTTGCTCTTGCTCATCTTGTTTACTCTGCCTTTGCAGGCTGTAGCTCAGCAGCGTATCGCCGTCCTCGCGCCGGTTACAGGCAACGTTGCCCCCGACGCTCTAACCCTGCTCGCAGCGACGAGAGATCAGGCGATCCATCTCACTGGTCAGAACGGAAAGTCTATCTCTCTGGTCATTCAGGACTCGGGACCGCGTTCGAAGAATGCTGTGCAAGCGGCAAAGCAAGTAATCGAAAGAGACGGGATAACCGAGATTATTGCCATTCTTCCGTCAGACAGCCAGGCCACGGCCGTCGCTTCGGTCGCCCGAAGATTTCCTGAAGTAAGAATTGTAAGTCTGCTGCGTCCGATGGCAGGCGCGTCGGTGGTGAATATCGTCCCTGACTACGACGGGGCTTTGGACGACACATTTTGGGACCAGATCGGACCGCAGGATCAGCTCGTCACTATCGATGCTTTCGATAATACCCCTGGCAGCAAGCTGTTGGCAGAGCAGATCTGGGGAAGGATTTCTGAGATAGATGCACAGCAAGGAAAAAAGAAAAAGAAAGGCTGTAAATCGAAATGTTCGAAATCTTCGGCATGCAGCCAAATCTTCGATTCCGCTTCGGTAAGTTCTTCGAAGCCGAAATGTCCAAAATGCAACAAAATCAGTGCCTGCGACTCCACCCTCTCAACCACTCTGCGGCAGTCAGCAGAAGGATTGAGTAGCGAGGAGTTCGTGCTAACCTTCGAGGATCCAAGCTACAATTCACGCTTCGCAAGATTTTTCGGCCGAGACTTCACCCCGACACGACGCCTGTTGGCGATGCCCGAATTCGTTCGGCGAAATCACTCGGGTAAAATTGAAACGCCAGTCGATGGGACCTACAAGCGGATATCCTTGACCACCCATTTCGACGCCGACGCCTTTGCAGAGCAGGGACTGAAGATACTGATCGACGGCAACGGCGCAATTGGGGGGATCCAGACGATCCGCTCTAATAATGACGGTCAGACAATCAATTACATTATTGCAACCGGCGCCCTAAAACATCTCGGCAACTAG
- a CDS encoding P-loop NTPase family protein — protein MTDPASLPQGIHVLGASGSGTSTFGRAWAERFGYLHLDTDDFYWLPTEPRFLEKRTVPERLRLLTEAIDAAERWILTGSLVSWGEPLVERFDLVVFVYTPFDLRMDRLIAREEERYGVEALQPGGAHYDAHMAFIEWAASYDTAGLETRSRRAHEAWMARLPCPVIRVSGTDTTARQIEQVAGSVRELDVG, from the coding sequence GTGACGGATCCGGCGTCGCTTCCACAGGGCATCCACGTTCTCGGCGCCTCGGGCTCCGGCACCTCGACCTTTGGGCGGGCCTGGGCGGAGCGTTTCGGCTATCTGCATCTCGACACGGACGATTTCTACTGGCTGCCGACCGAACCGCGGTTCCTTGAGAAACGCACGGTGCCGGAGAGGCTCCGCCTGCTGACAGAGGCGATCGATGCGGCGGAGCGCTGGATCCTGACCGGCTCGCTGGTGTCCTGGGGCGAGCCGTTGGTTGAGCGGTTCGATCTCGTTGTCTTCGTCTACACCCCCTTCGATCTGCGGATGGACAGGCTCATCGCGCGGGAGGAGGAGCGCTACGGCGTCGAGGCGCTGCAACCCGGCGGGGCGCATTATGACGCCCACATGGCCTTCATCGAGTGGGCGGCTTCCTATGATACTGCCGGACTGGAAACCCGCAGCCGCCGCGCGCACGAGGCGTGGATGGCGCGGCTGCCTTGCCCAGTGATCAGGGTTTCCGGCACCGACACGACGGCTCGCCAAATCGAACAGGTCGCGGGTTCCGTGCGGGAGCTGGACGTCGGATAA
- a CDS encoding nuclear transport factor 2 family protein — MASAIPIPAANYFAARSPEEVADCFTADGVAFDESQTYNGRTEILRWREGLANIRFRQELLSAREEGERTLVTCRVSGDFKGSPVELDYTFEFAEGLIRRLEIT, encoded by the coding sequence ATGGCCAGCGCCATTCCGATCCCCGCCGCCAATTATTTCGCCGCCCGCTCGCCGGAAGAGGTAGCGGATTGCTTCACCGCCGACGGCGTCGCATTCGATGAAAGCCAGACCTATAACGGCCGGACCGAGATCCTGCGCTGGCGCGAGGGGCTGGCGAACATCCGGTTTCGTCAGGAACTGCTTTCGGCCCGGGAGGAAGGGGAACGTACGCTCGTCACCTGCCGGGTCAGCGGCGACTTCAAGGGCAGTCCGGTCGAGCTGGATTACACTTTCGAGTTTGCCGAAGGCCTGATCAGGCGGCTGGAAATTACCTGA